The Brachypodium distachyon strain Bd21 chromosome 4, Brachypodium_distachyon_v3.0, whole genome shotgun sequence nucleotide sequence tcttgtgcttcggctattgcatcatactaggggtgttcatcatttagacaTTTTAGTAAACtcatgtattgatgcttgtgTCCCTTAAAAGTGAAAAGTAAAAgtaaatttgttagtcgcctattcacccccccctctagtcaaCCATACTGGtctttcaattggtatcagaggcTCGTCTCTTAAATATGGCTTAATCGCCTTAAGAGTATGGCCGGCGTGAGTGCGGTGGTTGGAAACAAAGCTACTATGGGTACCAAAGTGAGTATGGATGTGTTGATTAAGCTTTTGAGATATCTTAAGCCATCCATGCTCATTGAGGTTAAATCCGTAGTAGCCAAGAGCCTAAAAGCCAATGCTCCCACTACATCTTATACCAACCCCGAGTTGCTCAAATCCTCACCCGTTGAGGAAATGAACAAACTGGGTGTGGATGCCGAAGCAATAAATGCAAAGGCTAATGCTAGTGATGTGAGAGCAAACCATTTCCAAGGAAAAGGTGGCTTGGGGTCATATGGTGAGGTGTCCTCATCTCAACATTATGCATCcccttccattttcatgccTCATATTGTCCCTCAAGGCCCTCCACCAAAGTTAAATGCATCTAACTTTATTAATTGGTTATCTTGTATGGGATCCTATATTTGTAGATCAATAGAATTATGGAGAATCATCGAGGATGGGTACAAGCCACATGATCAAGGAAACTTAACTCTGAGAGAGCATATTGATTATCAACTCAATGCAAGTGCATTGCATATTATTCAAGAGTCTCTTCAAGTGAAAAATCTTCCTCATATCCATTCGTGCACCACCGCCAAAGAAGTTTGGAATTATCTTGTCACAAACCTTGCTTTGAAGGTCAAGGTGAaacatcaagaagaagaagagaaacaagaGAGAGACGAAGAGGAGAGTTGCCCCGAAGCAATACACTATGCTTATAATGAGCATATGGCTCTAACTTCAAGAATGTTTCAGGACAATAATAATAACTTCAAGCCAAGAAACTCAAATTATATTTCAACCTTCAAGCCACAAAGTGTGTTGGTAGCTCAAGAAGAATACTTGTCgggagatgatgaagaaggacAAGATGACGAGGTAGTGGGAGTGGCCCTTGTTGCCAtttccacctcctcctcacctTCAATGTCCCTATTTGACTCCCCCAATGAAAACAAGAGCTTCACCAACAAGTGCCTCATGGCCAAAAGGAACATCGTAACTCCTTCCAATAAAACTATCATGCAATCAAGTGCATCTTTGATGAATTGTGTGGAAGAACAAGATGTGGCCAAGATTGAGGTAAATGGTTTTAATAAGTTCATGGCTAGCATAAAGGGAGAGACCAAGAGGTTTTTTGAAGCCCTCTTGGGACAATTAGGTGAAGCCAATGCCCTTCTTGAGGAGAAATAAGAGATCATCATTGAGAAAGAAGGTTTTGAACGTGAAGCCGCTAATGAGATCGCGGAGCTTACTCAAGCTTTGGAAGAAGAGCAAGCAAATAGGGAAGCTATTGAGGAATCTCTTACTTTAGAACTTTCTAAGGTTAAAGATTCTTATAATCATGCTATGTCGCTTGCGGATGAATATTTGGCTAATATTGTAAATATTGAGGATGGCCATGCTAGACTCATAGGGGACTTTGAGCAACTTGGAAAGGACCACAAATCCTTGAAGAGTGAGCTTAAGACACTCAAAGAATCTCATGATCATCTTCAATATTCTCTTGTGAAAGAAATGGTTTCTAGCCCTCCTAATGTTAATGTTGCTTCAACTAACCCTTGTTGTGAGCATGCATCTATTGTGGAGGAGAACACTAGGTTGAAGGCCCAAATTGAAAAGGGTCTAGCCACTTGCATCCAAGGGGAGAAGAACCTCAACGACCTTTTGAGCAATCAAAAGGAATCTATAAAGAAGGAAGGGCTTGGGTATACTCCCAAGTCCAAGAGCAacaataagaagaagaaggccaagtCTACTCCCCGAACTAACGTTtcttttgtgaaggaaggggaGTTGGCTAAGGAGAAGGTTAAGAACAAGAAGGGTGACAAGGTCACTTATGATAACTAGTGGttaccccgcgcgttgctgcggaTATTAAAGAACAATACATCTGCCCATCATTAGTGTAAGAATGTGATGCAGTGTAAGAAGGTGATGCAGTCTAAGAATGTGATAAATAGCATTGTGCTAAAACACTTCAAAATTTGGCTAACATTTTATTACTCAAACAGCCATGGGCATTGTGCTAAAACATACTCAAACAGTTACATAATAAAAGCATTGTGCCAAAACACTTCAGAATTTGGTAAACAACCATGTGCATTGTGCTAAAACATATCCAAAGTAACAACGTTACAGCATAAAGCTAACAAAGTTTATTAACGATGTGCGTCAATGCCCACGAAAGGATCATTACACATTATTGATGCTCCTGTAAACCTGGCATCACTTGCTGTCCTCTGAAGATGCCTTTTCTTCAGTTCTGTATCAGGAACATGAGAAAGTCATCATCAAATCTAGGACACTGAATATCATAAAGGAGAGATGAAGTGGCGAAAATCAGTTCTatgaacaaacaaattaattatatgACAACACGCAACACATTCTTATGACAAACCGACGACATTAGCTATACAACAAGACCAAAGAGTGTCATCTGGACGTAATAACAGGTGCTAAGAactttttatgaaaaaaaaatagctacCTTGGTTTTCTGAGTTTGTTCACGTCATTGTCGTTATCAAAATCAAGTTGTCTCTTTGTTTTTGACTTGTCTTCTGTCTGTTTGGGAGGAGCTGCGGCTGGTGTACTAACACTGCATTTGAAAGTGAGGGAAAAAAGCAAGTATATAAAGAGAAGCATGCATAATTTTAGAAGCACAATGTGTAGGTAATATGTACCTAAGTAGGTCATCAACAGCAGAGTCGGATGTATTTTCCCTTGGAAGAACGGTTGGTGGTGTAACTGTCTGTGGTGTACTAAATCTGcaattgcagaaaaaaaaagtgtagaAATAGGAGGCTGCATAAGTTTAGATGGATAAATTGTAGAGAACATACTCTTCAGAAGTGGCTGTGATGTTCTCCTGTATAGAGTTCTAGGAGAATTAAAATATCATCATTAGAGGTAGAGATTATGTGATAAGACGGAATTATATATAGAATAATATTTGATGGTCTTATACATTTACCTGGCTGTTATCACCGTGAATCTTGTAACTCTTTTTCAGGACATGATTGATCGAGAATctagaaaaatatttaggatTCATTCCTATTGAGAAAAGCCTTTTCTTCCCAATAGCTTTTTCAAGAGCTATTGCATGATCTGATGCATCTATCTTCATGTTTTGGGAGGCTTGCATAGCAGTTTGCTCAAGTAAATCCTCAACTACAAAACTGAAAGCAATTGTCTCCATGCTTGCTATGTCATCCGTGACCTTGAGAGAAAACTTGTACCTATATAAGAATAATACGATGGGCAATAGGTGCATAGGAATTTCATAAATAGAATAATGATGTATAAATAGGTTAGTAAGTGAGATGATACATTGGTTTGGGGTCTAAAAGAGGACATGAGCATCTGGTTGTGTTCGAATTGTTGTTGTACCCTTCACCACAACTTTTGCAGACTTTGTAATACCATTTATTGGATGGCAGCAAAGCTTCTACCTTCGCAATGCAACTGAATGAAGCACCTCCCTTGGTGTCATGCAGATCAAATTTAGAAAAGTTTAATATAAGGCAAAGATGAAACATTTTACAATGAGGAATATATATTAGAAGTTacgtatgtatatatatatagaactATTAAAAGGAGAAGACACCTTGAAAGATGAAATTGGCAGCGTAGATATTTCTTCCAGCTTGTAGAGTTTGCCTGCTGCTTGTAAGGGAGTCACATGGGTAATTTGTGGCTGTTGTTGGCGCAAAACCGGAACTTCCCATTGATTGCGTGCATGTTAGTTAATGGAAAAGAATGTGAACCATTTGTTATAAAAGTATTGATGAACCTTTTTTATACTGTTCAACTTCTGATATTTCCATGTCAATGTATATTTTAGTAGCTGAACTTGAAGAGGCCTCAAGTTTATCTGTATAGTAATAATTCCATGCGATGCTTCGGGTTAATCAATAAAGTTATAATGCAATAGAAATCGTAATTTCCTAAGAACGTACCTAAATACTATCCAACGGTCAGGCCagcaaaaacacaaacaacaaTCTTCTCATCTGATTTGCTGAGGACCGCGCTTTCGTCAAATGTTTCACCATCCTCACCCCAAAGGTTTATTTCCTGTGTTTGTTCACTACAAAGAGAAAATAGTGCATTTAGATAAACAGAAGTGAAAAATACATGGGGAAAAAGACTTACTCTTGGTTACGGATATGTATCTTCCTGAGCTTGTACTGAGACGTTGGGCTAGCGTAGTCGTATGGGCCAACGTAGCTAATGACTCCAATCAAATCTGTTTGAAAAAAGCATGTAGAAATTGGATTGTTGGTTGGAAAAAGATGTATCATCAGGAAATTTGTTAAGCAATACCTAGAAGGGGTTTGGATTGATTGTCTTTTGACGGAAGCTGATCAAACTGGGAGAAATCA carries:
- the LOC100843999 gene encoding uncharacterized protein LOC100843999, with the protein product MEISEVEQYKKVPVLRQQQPQITHVTPLQAAGKLYKLEEISTLPISSFKGGASFSCIAKVEALLPSNKWYYKVCKSCGEGYNNNSNTTRCSCPLLDPKPMYKFSLKVTDDIASMETIAFSFVVEDLLEQTAMQASQNMKIDASDHAIALEKAIGKKRLFSIGMNPKYFSRFSINHVLKKSYKIHGDNSQNSIQENITATSEEFSTPQTVTPPTVLPRENTSDSAVDDLLSVSTPAAAPPKQTEDKSKTKRQLDFDNDNDVNKLRKPRTEEKASSEDSK